One part of the Prochlorococcus marinus str. MIT 9313 genome encodes these proteins:
- the purS gene encoding phosphoribosylformylglycinamidine synthase subunit PurS, whose amino-acid sequence MPRFHARVLVSLRPSVLDPAGEAARSAANRLGVEGISKLRIGKVVDLELEADNEAEARKQLELLSDRLFANPVIEDWSLELQPIPTTTA is encoded by the coding sequence GTGCCGCGATTTCATGCCCGCGTTCTTGTCAGTCTGCGTCCTTCAGTGCTTGACCCGGCTGGGGAGGCTGCTCGATCTGCTGCCAATCGCCTTGGGGTGGAAGGCATCAGCAAACTGCGGATCGGAAAGGTTGTTGATCTTGAGCTCGAGGCTGATAATGAAGCGGAAGCACGCAAGCAGCTGGAACTGCTCAGTGATCGCCTGTTTGCCAATCCCGTGATTGAAGATTGGAGTCTTGAGCTTCAGCCGATTCCTACAACCACCGCTTAA
- a CDS encoding cation:proton antiporter, producing the protein MLHSDLDLAVISLVIFAYCLLSRRLSRTAVSGPLVFVALGLVLGPANLGWLNISLDSALLRRLAEITLGLVLFTDAAALDWTVLRNSARLPMRLLLLGLPLSILMGFVVARLILPELSLIEAALLAVVLAPTDAALGEAVTTNLEVPEAIREDLNVESGLNDGICVPMLLCFLGISTGHLDQINGPKDALQSFAQLLFSEIGLGLVIGAFVGLLGSWLRDQAEQRKWIAEDWRPLITVALALSAYTLAQTLHGSGFISCFIAGLFYGICSRKELKDGEMVASLAMGDMLALLTWVLFGSAMVPDAWSHITVASVVYGALSLTLVRVLPVALVTSGLGLDHWTKLFVGWFGPRGLASIVFVVMVVDAALPSAQAILTTTTVTIVLSVIAHGITANRFSMFYGRWERSHAG; encoded by the coding sequence GTGCTCCACAGCGACCTTGACCTGGCAGTGATCAGTTTAGTGATCTTCGCCTATTGCCTGCTTTCAAGACGATTGTCCAGGACAGCAGTCTCTGGACCACTGGTCTTTGTTGCGCTGGGCTTAGTTCTTGGCCCTGCCAACCTGGGCTGGCTCAACATCTCATTGGATTCAGCACTGCTAAGGCGTCTGGCAGAGATCACATTGGGTCTCGTGTTGTTTACCGATGCAGCAGCATTGGACTGGACAGTGTTACGCAACAGTGCCCGCCTGCCAATGCGTCTGCTGCTGCTCGGACTGCCACTCAGCATTCTGATGGGTTTCGTGGTGGCCCGATTGATATTGCCTGAACTAAGCCTGATTGAAGCAGCCCTACTTGCTGTGGTGCTCGCTCCAACAGATGCGGCACTTGGCGAAGCGGTGACCACCAACCTCGAAGTACCAGAAGCTATCCGCGAAGACCTCAATGTTGAAAGTGGCCTCAATGACGGAATTTGTGTTCCTATGTTGTTGTGCTTTCTTGGTATATCAACTGGTCATCTTGACCAGATCAATGGACCGAAGGATGCATTGCAGAGCTTTGCCCAGCTGCTTTTCAGTGAAATAGGTCTCGGCCTCGTGATAGGAGCCTTTGTTGGATTATTGGGTAGTTGGTTAAGGGATCAGGCAGAACAACGCAAATGGATTGCTGAGGATTGGAGGCCTTTGATCACAGTGGCCCTGGCCCTGAGTGCCTACACCCTCGCCCAAACCCTTCATGGGAGCGGATTCATTTCCTGTTTCATCGCTGGTCTTTTTTATGGGATCTGCAGTCGCAAAGAACTCAAGGACGGTGAGATGGTGGCTTCCCTGGCAATGGGGGACATGTTGGCCCTACTGACCTGGGTTTTATTTGGCAGTGCCATGGTGCCCGATGCCTGGAGCCACATCACAGTCGCAAGTGTGGTCTATGGGGCTTTAAGCCTGACACTAGTGCGCGTTCTTCCCGTTGCCTTAGTAACCAGCGGCCTTGGACTTGATCACTGGACGAAACTCTTCGTTGGTTGGTTTGGGCCAAGAGGTTTAGCCAGCATTGTGTTTGTTGTGATGGTGGTAGACGCGGCGCTTCCAAGCGCACAAGCGATTCTTACCACCACAACGGTCACTATTGTTTTGAGTGTGATTGCCCATGGCATTACAGCTAACCGGTTTTCGATGTTCTACGGCCGTTGGGAAAGAAGCCATGCAGGCTGA
- a CDS encoding S66 peptidase family protein: MRRRSLLMGLPAAIAATFAWPKLGRTLTPAFHASTPLAAPTPLRDGSRIRAVNTGTWIDPQTDFSFLVERCKAQGWLLELPPSLHRQWHWFSGTDAQRRAELEAAWRDPHVDGIVYIGSGWGSARVLEDGFHFPRRSLWSLGFSDSSSLLLAQWGVGSRGAIHGSMTGSDEQWQRTVGLLSCQSVAPISGIGVIPGIAVGPLVVTNLTVATHLIGTPWFPDLRGAVLVLEDVGEAPYRVDRMLTQWRSAGLLRDVAAVATGRFSWKGEIVPGDFSMVGILEERLSSLGVPIVSDLPVGHGQPNLALPLGAIARLDGRNGSLMLLS; this comes from the coding sequence ATGCGACGGCGCTCGCTGCTGATGGGGCTTCCGGCTGCCATAGCAGCAACCTTTGCTTGGCCAAAGCTAGGGCGAACATTGACCCCAGCCTTTCATGCATCGACACCTTTGGCGGCGCCAACACCACTTCGTGATGGTTCACGAATTCGGGCGGTCAATACTGGTACGTGGATCGATCCTCAAACAGACTTTTCTTTTTTAGTTGAGCGTTGCAAGGCGCAGGGGTGGCTCCTTGAATTGCCTCCATCGTTGCATCGCCAATGGCATTGGTTTTCTGGCACAGATGCCCAGCGCCGCGCTGAACTAGAGGCCGCGTGGAGGGATCCTCATGTTGATGGAATTGTCTACATCGGCTCTGGTTGGGGTAGCGCAAGGGTTTTGGAGGACGGGTTCCATTTCCCACGACGCTCCCTTTGGAGCCTCGGCTTCTCAGACTCCAGTTCTCTGTTATTGGCCCAGTGGGGTGTGGGATCTCGCGGCGCCATCCATGGGTCGATGACTGGGTCTGACGAACAATGGCAACGAACGGTTGGTCTGTTGTCTTGTCAATCTGTAGCCCCGATATCAGGCATTGGGGTCATTCCAGGCATTGCTGTAGGCCCTTTAGTGGTAACCAATCTCACCGTGGCCACACATCTAATCGGAACACCCTGGTTCCCTGATTTGCGTGGTGCCGTATTAGTGCTCGAGGATGTAGGTGAAGCACCCTATCGGGTGGATCGCATGCTCACACAATGGCGCAGCGCAGGGCTGCTACGAGATGTTGCGGCCGTAGCTACAGGCCGTTTCAGCTGGAAAGGGGAGATTGTCCCGGGAGACTTCTCAATGGTCGGCATCCTTGAGGAGCGTCTTTCTTCTCTTGGCGTGCCAATTGTCAGTGATCTTCCTGTTGGTCATGGCCAACCGAATCTTGCCTTGCCTCTTGGAGCAATAGCGCGCCTCGACGGACGCAATGGATCTCTAATGTTGTTGTCCTAA
- the purQ gene encoding phosphoribosylformylglycinamidine synthase subunit PurQ encodes MSIGVVVFPGSNCDRDVRWAAQGCLNIPTRFLWHETRDLNGLDAVVLPGGFSYGDYLRCGAIARFAPVLESLVEFVARGGRVLGICNGFQVLTELGLLPGALTRNRSLHFICEDALLTVESNRTPWLMGHQRKDSLTLPIAHGEGRYQCSDETLCQLQDDDAIALRYVNNPNGSVADIAGITNKTGNVLGLMPHPERACDPVIGGVDGRGLLQSLLG; translated from the coding sequence ATGAGTATTGGTGTTGTTGTCTTCCCTGGCTCAAATTGTGATCGCGATGTGCGCTGGGCAGCGCAAGGATGCTTGAACATCCCAACGCGCTTTCTCTGGCATGAGACCCGTGATTTAAATGGTCTTGATGCTGTTGTGCTTCCAGGCGGGTTTAGTTATGGCGACTACCTCCGTTGTGGTGCAATTGCCCGTTTTGCGCCGGTGCTTGAGTCGCTGGTGGAATTTGTTGCACGTGGCGGCAGGGTGCTCGGCATCTGCAATGGCTTTCAGGTTCTGACTGAACTAGGTCTGCTCCCTGGAGCTCTAACCCGCAATCGAAGCCTTCATTTCATCTGTGAGGATGCTTTGCTCACTGTGGAAAGCAACCGCACGCCTTGGCTAATGGGTCATCAACGAAAAGATTCTCTCACCCTGCCCATTGCCCATGGTGAGGGTCGATATCAGTGCAGTGACGAAACCCTTTGCCAGCTACAAGACGATGACGCTATCGCCTTGCGCTATGTCAATAATCCCAATGGTTCAGTGGCTGATATCGCTGGAATTACAAACAAGACTGGCAATGTACTTGGCTTAATGCCCCATCCTGAACGGGCTTGTGATCCTGTGATTGGTGGTGTGGATGGCAGAGGATTATTGCAATCACTGCTTGGCTGA
- a CDS encoding 2-oxoacid:acceptor oxidoreductase family protein: protein MADQTVEQEMVPAVLGGDNPKYPGIPVTCNGNHLVTKWVETRITEGGVYYPITPSTEGGEIYQQSFAEGALDVWGNQKLSVEAEGEHAAQGGATAVAMTGKRTVNFTSGQGIVYAMEQYYHAPGKLSTMVLEVGARALTKHALNVHCGHDDFNAALDTGWTMLIARDAQQAADQAIILRKCNELALNPGMNIQDGMLTTHSERTYRAPEADLLREYLGAPDDQIDCPSQAQRELFGVRRRRVPEMLDLKNPVLLGPVQNQEHHMNGVIARRNNFNEPILKFLEQCYLEFAQLTGRNYGLIQEYKTEGADTVFISLGCAAENIEAACDYLSEHRNAKVGSIHINVLRPFPEAALINALRGKKNVIILERTDEGLAGDNPLGRDIRTALSKGQESAQYGGMMPAITLEQTPRIFRGSYGLGSRDFRPEHIIGAFEYATGGIARKDGKSAADGEAYFTLGIDHPYSVVSKDTPSLLPNGAIAVRFHSIGGWGMITTGKNLGEIIGKFGQMISERDPTYDQHGQLEEKLFIMANPKYGSEKKGAPTNYFLTVAAEKIQVNCELNHVDVVLCCDPKAFTHTNPLAGLNKGGCLVWESSEPAAEAWERIPSKYRKFIKDNGIRVFILPGFDIAREATTRTDLQLRMQGNSFLGAFFKVSTFLQDHEISEAAYKEVVRNQYQKKFGRFGDAVVDSNMKVMAGGFERVEEIAYGKNKDVDTSSMRNPMLAPKDAALIEIPATAGCAASGCSSCSMPDGQANRSPFQTLQKFDSEFRNDLGYHQPSGAFASLSVMGPASGATQSKYVARRETPIYIAENCTQCMECIAACPDTALPNTAQDVSTILVTAIRNYVTDENASKQLLKEVPGLDQRCHEKMNDNVASKTKQPFKTILSNELDELTSIDEASRRQLIDIVDKLPLAYNNTPSIYKSLEKKNPGSGGIFSIFVSDLCKGCGECVQVCGEHDALRMKQDTPELNADLTTAQVFSRLLPDTSQKFLGQYQSESPESSLESALRKHLMVRSNYESLVSGDGACAGCGEKSVLRAAASITEAYMRPIYHQKAERLRKKAKLLEKCGVTRLATLKTQDDDEYSWFKRSVAHAVMGLGGENEHDTTLRLNRFGEITDQEVITALVTVLNQDAFNHCDLQAVDGRMANGMCTMYMGAHTGCNTVYGSTPPSNPHPYPWMNSLFQDGATISWLIGESAVLNHARRSVTPERLATALLDRDINVCSEREYFELTHLDDSLMTDQEIRELPKVWAIGGDGAMGDIGFQNVSKVVLQNRPNVKLLMLDTQVYSNTGGQNSDSSNMLGGYDMNQFGVASQGKLVEKKSVAEAFTTGHGSPFIAQVSMANSGKMYKAMLDGLEYRGTAFFQCYTSCQPEHGIGDDMSAYQARMIRDSRGMPEFIYNPRAGETIQETFELKGNPSINRDWRAAKYQSDGKPYNLTVAHWALTEARFRRHLKEIPEAQVDEFIHIDNMLTLIRQQDVIYRNVFNENHHAYVPDWGVYFKAEINGKFKYYAVSRQMVLFHIERRKSWRMMQSRAGLHNEDYAAQKIILQRLDSGEFTRDDLINRGRELMNEQIQQAIH, encoded by the coding sequence ATGGCAGATCAAACCGTAGAACAGGAGATGGTTCCAGCAGTACTGGGGGGTGATAACCCCAAGTATCCAGGAATTCCGGTGACGTGTAATGGCAATCATCTTGTCACCAAGTGGGTAGAAACGCGCATTACAGAAGGAGGTGTCTATTACCCAATTACACCCTCAACAGAGGGGGGTGAAATATATCAACAGTCTTTTGCAGAAGGGGCTCTTGATGTATGGGGAAACCAAAAGTTATCTGTTGAGGCAGAAGGTGAACATGCAGCGCAAGGCGGTGCTACTGCGGTAGCGATGACTGGCAAGCGCACAGTTAACTTCACATCTGGACAGGGAATTGTATATGCAATGGAGCAGTATTACCACGCACCAGGAAAGCTCTCGACGATGGTTTTGGAGGTTGGAGCTCGAGCCCTGACCAAGCATGCACTTAATGTTCACTGTGGCCATGATGATTTCAATGCAGCTCTAGATACTGGATGGACGATGTTAATTGCTAGAGATGCCCAGCAAGCTGCAGATCAGGCAATTATTCTTCGTAAATGCAATGAATTAGCCTTAAATCCAGGAATGAATATTCAAGATGGGATGTTGACCACCCATTCTGAGCGTACTTATCGAGCCCCAGAAGCGGATCTACTACGTGAATATCTGGGTGCACCAGATGACCAAATAGATTGCCCTTCACAAGCACAAAGAGAACTGTTCGGAGTTCGGCGTCGCCGAGTCCCCGAAATGTTGGATTTAAAGAATCCGGTGCTTTTAGGTCCTGTTCAAAATCAAGAGCACCATATGAATGGTGTCATAGCACGTCGTAATAATTTCAATGAACCAATTCTTAAATTCCTTGAGCAATGCTATCTAGAGTTTGCTCAGTTAACAGGCCGCAACTACGGGCTTATTCAAGAATATAAAACCGAGGGAGCGGATACAGTCTTTATTTCTCTTGGTTGTGCAGCTGAAAATATTGAAGCGGCATGCGATTACCTAAGTGAGCACCGCAATGCCAAGGTTGGTTCTATTCATATAAATGTTTTACGTCCCTTCCCTGAAGCGGCATTAATTAATGCTTTGCGTGGCAAAAAGAATGTCATTATTTTAGAACGAACAGATGAAGGCTTGGCTGGTGATAATCCATTAGGTCGAGACATCCGCACTGCTCTAAGTAAAGGACAGGAGTCTGCACAGTATGGAGGCATGATGCCTGCAATAACACTTGAGCAAACACCAAGAATTTTTCGCGGAAGTTATGGGCTTGGCTCTAGAGATTTTCGACCAGAACATATCATCGGAGCTTTTGAATATGCCACTGGGGGGATTGCCCGGAAAGACGGCAAAAGTGCAGCTGATGGCGAAGCTTATTTCACACTAGGTATTGATCACCCCTATAGCGTGGTTTCTAAAGACACACCATCGCTATTACCGAATGGAGCGATTGCTGTTCGATTCCATTCGATTGGAGGCTGGGGAATGATCACCACGGGTAAAAACCTTGGTGAAATTATCGGTAAGTTTGGGCAAATGATTTCCGAACGTGATCCAACCTATGATCAACATGGCCAATTAGAAGAGAAGCTCTTCATTATGGCCAACCCCAAGTATGGATCCGAAAAGAAAGGAGCCCCTACGAATTATTTCCTAACAGTTGCGGCTGAAAAGATACAAGTGAATTGTGAGCTCAATCATGTTGATGTAGTGCTCTGCTGTGACCCCAAAGCATTCACACATACTAATCCGCTTGCGGGTTTAAATAAAGGCGGTTGCCTTGTATGGGAATCAAGTGAGCCCGCGGCTGAAGCCTGGGAGCGAATTCCCTCAAAGTATCGCAAATTCATCAAGGATAACGGCATTCGTGTATTTATTCTGCCTGGATTCGATATCGCTCGAGAAGCAACAACTCGAACTGATCTGCAATTAAGGATGCAAGGAAACTCCTTCCTTGGTGCATTCTTCAAAGTTTCAACCTTTTTGCAGGATCACGAGATTAGTGAGGCCGCGTATAAAGAGGTTGTTCGCAACCAATATCAAAAGAAGTTCGGGCGCTTTGGTGACGCGGTAGTTGATTCAAACATGAAGGTTATGGCTGGTGGCTTTGAACGGGTTGAGGAAATTGCTTATGGAAAAAATAAGGATGTAGACACTTCAAGCATGCGCAACCCCATGCTTGCACCAAAGGATGCTGCTCTCATTGAGATTCCAGCAACTGCAGGTTGTGCTGCTAGTGGTTGTTCGTCTTGTTCGATGCCTGATGGACAAGCCAATAGGTCACCATTCCAAACACTGCAGAAATTTGATTCAGAATTCCGAAACGACTTGGGCTATCACCAACCATCAGGTGCTTTTGCAAGCTTATCTGTTATGGGACCTGCCAGTGGGGCGACACAAAGTAAATATGTAGCCAGGCGCGAAACCCCAATTTACATCGCAGAGAATTGTACTCAATGCATGGAATGTATCGCCGCCTGTCCTGATACTGCCTTGCCTAATACAGCACAGGATGTAAGTACAATTCTTGTCACTGCCATACGCAATTATGTCACTGACGAGAATGCATCGAAGCAACTTTTGAAGGAGGTGCCTGGATTAGATCAACGTTGCCACGAAAAAATGAATGACAATGTTGCATCCAAAACCAAACAGCCTTTTAAAACTATTCTAAGTAATGAGTTAGATGAGCTTACATCAATCGATGAAGCCTCACGTAGGCAGCTAATTGATATTGTTGACAAGTTACCCCTTGCATATAACAACACCCCTAGTATTTACAAAAGTCTTGAGAAGAAGAATCCTGGTAGTGGGGGTATCTTTTCTATTTTTGTTAGCGACCTCTGCAAAGGATGTGGGGAGTGTGTTCAGGTTTGTGGAGAACATGATGCCTTGCGAATGAAACAGGATACGCCTGAACTTAATGCCGATCTTACAACTGCCCAAGTTTTTAGCCGCTTATTACCAGATACCAGTCAAAAGTTTCTTGGGCAATATCAGTCTGAATCACCAGAGTCTTCACTTGAATCAGCCCTGCGGAAGCACTTGATGGTACGGAGTAATTACGAGTCTCTTGTCTCTGGAGACGGTGCTTGTGCAGGTTGTGGTGAAAAAAGTGTGCTGAGGGCTGCTGCTTCTATCACAGAGGCATACATGCGACCCATTTATCACCAAAAAGCAGAGCGTTTACGCAAAAAAGCAAAACTATTAGAAAAATGTGGTGTCACAAGGTTGGCAACTCTAAAGACTCAAGATGATGATGAATATAGTTGGTTTAAGCGTTCTGTAGCCCATGCAGTAATGGGTCTTGGTGGTGAAAACGAACATGATACAACTCTTCGGCTCAATAGATTTGGTGAGATCACTGACCAAGAAGTCATCACAGCACTGGTAACAGTCCTCAATCAGGATGCCTTTAATCACTGTGATCTACAGGCAGTTGATGGACGTATGGCAAATGGAATGTGCACGATGTATATGGGTGCTCACACTGGCTGCAATACGGTTTACGGCTCTACTCCTCCCTCCAATCCTCATCCATACCCCTGGATGAATTCCTTATTTCAGGATGGCGCAACCATTAGTTGGCTGATAGGAGAATCTGCTGTCCTCAATCATGCACGTCGATCTGTAACTCCGGAACGACTTGCTACAGCACTTCTTGATCGTGACATCAATGTTTGTAGTGAGCGTGAATACTTCGAGCTAACTCATCTTGATGACTCACTCATGACTGATCAGGAAATACGTGAGTTACCTAAAGTTTGGGCGATTGGTGGAGATGGAGCTATGGGCGATATAGGCTTCCAAAACGTTTCAAAGGTCGTCTTGCAAAACCGTCCCAATGTGAAATTACTGATGCTTGATACGCAGGTCTATTCCAACACCGGTGGTCAAAACTCCGACAGCTCTAACATGTTGGGTGGATATGACATGAACCAATTTGGTGTTGCTTCGCAAGGTAAGCTCGTAGAGAAGAAAAGTGTTGCAGAAGCATTTACAACTGGCCATGGTTCGCCATTTATTGCCCAGGTTTCTATGGCAAATTCAGGAAAAATGTATAAGGCCATGCTTGATGGACTTGAATATCGTGGTACAGCCTTTTTCCAATGCTATACATCTTGTCAGCCAGAGCATGGTATTGGTGACGACATGAGTGCCTATCAGGCTCGTATGATTCGAGATAGTCGTGGAATGCCTGAGTTTATCTATAATCCTCGCGCTGGCGAGACCATCCAGGAAACTTTTGAGCTCAAGGGTAACCCTTCAATCAATCGAGACTGGAGGGCAGCTAAATATCAATCAGATGGAAAGCCATATAATCTCACTGTTGCTCACTGGGCTCTTACCGAAGCACGTTTTCGCAGACACCTCAAAGAGATTCCTGAAGCACAAGTCGACGAGTTTATACATATCGACAATATGCTTACTCTGATTAGGCAGCAAGATGTTATTTATAGAAATGTATTCAATGAGAATCATCATGCTTATGTACCTGATTGGGGTGTGTATTTCAAGGCTGAAATCAATGGCAAGTTTAAGTATTATGCGGTTAGTCGTCAGATGGTTCTCTTCCATATAGAGCGACGTAAATCATGGCGGATGATGCAAAGCCGTGCTGGGCTGCACAACGAAGACTATGCAGCACAGAAGATCATATTGCAGAGGCTGGATTCTGGTGAGTTCACTCGAGATGACTTAATTAATCGAGGCAGAGAGTTGATGAATGAACAAATTCAACAAGCCATCCACTAG